In Silene latifolia isolate original U9 population chromosome X, ASM4854445v1, whole genome shotgun sequence, the following proteins share a genomic window:
- the LOC141620024 gene encoding uncharacterized protein LOC141620024, with the protein MDPSQSAVKDVPQSSDAKSTKSINYMMEIPPIDLDEIVENAISPVVSKKEDDVAEEEWAQVTGRKRSRSAVSSPSPSPSPLLQVTLEDVQPEIEYWSTAVICYVLGGNPLWSLLSGFIQRLWGKYKYDKISFLPNWVFIVRFPTMECQDLVLKQGFPMFNNKPFVVKPWTETASLAKEKIKDVAIWLRLCSLRLKFWGESCLAKFGDLFGKFMRIDGPIMDKTRLGYARLMVEVQVGQELPDKIYFKDEKGNEISVLVEYEWRPDICDLCKGIGHTKNMCKKPVHVQVAPVVMKATQVWRPIIREQPTVHVTQVPSSHSFGGPTIHNSSAIISTSPIIQLVRQEHYSLVGSGASYADVLSPKGSPEKNGGPQITVNVLENSTGDIFLFTVVYGFNDEDGRKSLWDELRQIKDNNSLPWWICGDFNSLLNYNERIGRTVLWREISDFRQCVDYCDIVDIKAQGFFFTWNNKQDHVTRVFSHIDRCLVNNEWMVLYPDRYSYFMNDGLFDHSPMICYRRKAPHFRKTPFRYFNMWGKDPNFKSIVRSEWDTVIAGIPMFQNNYSDIEKSTEVARQQLDHIQTRMHSHPDDLTLLQAEKEAAKLYSELHSARFSFLQQKAKTDWLREGDANTAFYIGKLKLGLLRIRQFIDLIMECVTSPSYSLSLNGNTFGFFKGSRGLRQGDPLSPLLFTLCMDYLSRILNVVGQQSDFKCHPLCKPLRLNHLLFADDLLMFSKGDVVSIMWLLRAFATFSKASGLTLNNDKSDIYFSGVPHKDIDEILLVSRFKRGNLPFKYLGIPISSKKMTKNDGMKLVDKITSKIRAWGARHLSYSGRLTLIRSVLTNMHSYWASVVLIPNSIINKVDALCRNFLCGRKDTYLKTPNVKRDTCCTPKEEGGSTLNLLRFGIRLFWGNTSGG; encoded by the exons ATGGATCCATCTCAATCTGCAGTGAAGGATGTTCCTCAATCATCAGATGCGAAGAGTACCAAATCCATCAATTATATGATGGAAATCCCTCCTATTGATTTGGACGAAATTGTGGAGAATGCTATTAGTCCTGTTGTGTCTAAGAAGGAGGATGATGTTGCAGAAGAGGAATGGGCCCAGGTTACTGGTAGGAAACGTTCTCGTTCGGCAGTAAGTTCCCCCTCTCCTTCTCCTAGTCCTCTTTTACAAGTTACTCTCGAAGATGTACAACCTGAGATTGAATATTGGTCTACTGCGGTTATATGTTATGTGTTGGGAGGTAATCCCCTATGGTCACTTCTGTCTGGTTTTATTCAACGACTATGGGGTAAATATAAGTATGATAAGATATCATTTCTTCCTAATTGGGTCTTTATTGTGCGTTTCCCTACCATGGAGTGCCAGGACCTTGTTCTGAAACAAGGATTCCCCATGTTTAACAACAAACCTTTTGTAGTGAAGCCATGGACTGAGACTGCCTCCTTGGCCAAAGAAAAAATTAAAGATGTTGCTATCTGGCTTCGTCTATGTAGTCTGAGGTTGAAATTTTGGGGTGAAAGTTGTCTGGCAAAGTTTGGGGATTTGTTTGGAAAATTCATGCGTATTGATGGTCCAATCATGGACAAAACGCGATTGGGTTATGCTCGTCTTATGGTTGAAGTTCAAGTGGGTCAAGAACTGCCAGACAAAATTTACTTTAAGGATGAAAAAGGGAATGAAATAAGTGTGTTGGTTGAGTATGAATGGAGACCTGATATATGTGATCTATGTAAAGGCATTGGTCATACCAAAAATATGTGTAAAAAACCAGTACATGTGCAAGTTGCCCCAGTAGTGATGAAAGCTACTCAAGTGTGGAGGCCTATCATTAGAGAACAGCCTACTGTTCATGTCACCCAGGTTCCCTCGTCTCATTCATTTGGTGGTCCTACTATTCACAATTCCAGTGCTATAATATCTACAAGTCCTATTATCCAACTGGTACGTCAAGAACATTACTCTCTTGTTGGTTCTGGTGCTTCTTATGCTGATGTGCTGTCACCTAAGGGTAGTCCAGAAAAGAATGGTGGTCCA CAAATTACAGTGAATGTTTTAGAAAATTCTACTGGTGATATCTTTTTGTTCACTGTTGTGTATGGTTTCAATGATGAGGATGGTAGGAAAAGTCTTTGGGATGAGTTGAGGCAGATTAAGGATAATAATTCTCTTCCTTGGTGGATTTGTGGAGATTTTAACTCTCTTTTAAATTATAATGAAAGGATAGGAAGGACTGTTCTCTGGAGGGAAATTTCTGACTTCAGACAATGTGTAGATTATTGTGATATTGTGGATATCAAAGCTCAGGGTTTCTTTTTCACTTGGAACAACAAACAAGACCATGTCACCAGAGTATTCTCCCATATTGATAGATGCCTTGTCAATAATGAATGGATGGTTTTATATCCAGATAGGTATTCTTATTTTATGAATGATGGCCTGTTTGACCACTCTCCTATGATCTGCTACAGAAGGAAGGCCCCCCATTTTAGGAAAACTCCATTCAgatatttcaatatgtggggaAAGGACCCTAATTTTAAGAGTATTGTCAGATCAGAATGGGATACAGTTATTGCTGGTATTCCTATGTTTCAG aacaattatTCTGATATTGAGAAATCTACTGAGGTGGCCAGACAACAACTAGATCACATTCAAACTCGTATGCATTCTCATCCtgatgatcttacccttcttcAAGCTGAAAAGGAGGCTGCTAAGCTTTATTCTGAGCTCCATTCTGCAAGGTTTAGCTTCCTACAACAAAAAGCTAAAACTGATTGGCTCAGAGAAGGGGATGCAAACACCGCTTTCTACATAGGAAAATTAAAGCTAGGATTACTCAGAATAAG GCAGTTCATTGATTTAATTATGGAATGTGTCACTTCACCTTCATACTCCCTTTCTTTAAATGGCAATACTTTTGGATTTTTTAAAGGTAGTAGAGGTCTTAGACAGGGTGATCCATTATCCCCTCTTCTTTTTACTCTTTGTATGGATTACTTGTCTCGTATTTTAAATGTTGTGGGACAACAATCTGATTTCAAATGTCACCCATTGTGTAAGCCTTTGAGATTGAACCATCTCCTTTTTGCTGATGACTTACTAATGTTCTCTAAAGGGGATGTTGTCTCTATTATGTGGTTGTTGAGGGCTTTTGCCACTTTTTCCAAGGCCTCTGGGTTGACCCTTAATAATGATAAGTCTGATATTTACTTTAGTGGAGTGCCTCATAAAGATATTGATGAGATTCTACTAGTCTCCAGATTTAAGAGAGGTAATCTTCCTTTCAAGTACCTTGGTATCCCTATTTCGTCTAAAAAAATGACAAAGAATGATGGTATGAAGTTGGTTGACAAAATCACTTCAAAGATTAGAGCTTGGGGGGCAAGGCATTTATCTTACTCTGGTAGACTGACTTTGATCAGATCGGTTTTAACCAATATGCACTCTTACTGGGCTTCCGTTGTCCTTATTCCTAATAGTATTATAAACAAGGTTGATGCCCTATGTCGTAATTTTCTTTGCGGAAGGAAAGACACTTATCTGAAAACCCCAAATGTGAAACGGGACACCTGCTGCACTCCAAAGGAGGAAGGGGGCTCAACATTAAATCTTCTAAGGTTTGGAATAAGGCTTTTTTGGGGAAATACATCGGGTGGTTAG
- the LOC141620025 gene encoding uncharacterized protein LOC141620025 has protein sequence MKVFAPGYMAGKWLGEDKGYKVKDGLNRMGVQVDPTCFLCGMADESHDHLFFDCCYSKLCVHTLQQCLRVSFPVTYLAGWFKRGHDRSKLQRKIICALHVGLVYAIWKARNKAQVDISILCPEVMIKRVMKDGINRSWARNTGRICQRDLEWLAYFPM, from the exons ATGAAAGTTTTTGCTCCTGGATATATGGCTGGTAAATGGCTAGGTGAAGATAAAGGTTACAAAGTGAAGGATGG GTTGAATAGGATGGGTGTGCAGGTAGATCCTACTTGTTTTCTTTGTGGAATGGCGGATGAATCCCATGATCACCTTTTCTTTGATTGTTGCTATAGCAAGCTGTGTGTCCACACTCTTCAGCAGTGCCTGAGAGTCTCGTTCCCTGTCACTTATTTGGCTGGCTGGTTTAAGAGAGGGCATGATAGGAGTAAGCTACAAAGGAAAATCATTTGTGCTCTTCATGTTGGATTAGTTTATGCTATTTGGAAAGCAAGGAACAAAGCTCAGGTTGATATTTCTATTTTGTGTCCTGAAGTGATGATCAAGCGAGTAATGAAGGATGGTATTAACAGGTCTTGGGCTCGTAATACTGGTAGAATTTGTCAACGTGACTTAGAATGGTTAGCTTATTTTCCTATGTAA